In Halarcobacter mediterraneus, the following proteins share a genomic window:
- the trpB gene encoding tryptophan synthase subunit beta has translation MMSSYLENTPDKNGYFGKFGGSFIPPVLEKPFEDIKNAYEKIKKDPQFIEDLKYVRKHYQGRPTPISFAKNLTQHCAGAKIYLKREDLNHTGAHKLNHCMAEVILAKHMGFKKVIAETGAGQHGVALATAAAYFGLECEIHMGEVDIKKEHPNVTRMKILGAKVIPATHGLKTLKEAVDSAFESYINQVDTAIYCIGSVVGPHPFPMMVRDFQSIMSLEAKEQFLEHEKKLPDNVIACIGGGSNAMGIFAHFIDEEDIELYGVEPMGKGENIGEHSATLSYGEEGIMHGFNSIMLKDAKGEPAPVHSIGSGIDYPSVGPEHAYLKEIGRTKVGLCTDEEAITAFYKLSQLEGIIPALESAHAVAFAMKLAKTLPKDKTILVNLSGRGDKDIDFVIENYPLEKL, from the coding sequence ATAATGTCTAGTTATTTAGAGAATACACCTGATAAAAATGGTTATTTTGGAAAATTTGGAGGTTCTTTTATTCCTCCTGTTTTAGAAAAACCATTTGAAGATATTAAAAATGCATATGAAAAAATAAAAAAAGACCCACAATTTATTGAAGACTTAAAGTATGTAAGAAAACACTATCAAGGAAGACCTACTCCCATTAGTTTCGCAAAAAATTTAACACAACATTGTGCTGGAGCAAAAATTTATCTTAAAAGAGAAGATTTAAATCATACTGGTGCTCATAAACTAAATCACTGTATGGCAGAAGTAATTCTTGCAAAACATATGGGTTTTAAAAAAGTTATTGCTGAAACAGGAGCAGGACAACATGGTGTTGCCCTTGCAACTGCTGCAGCATATTTTGGTTTAGAGTGTGAAATACATATGGGTGAAGTAGATATAAAAAAAGAACATCCAAATGTAACTAGAATGAAAATTCTTGGAGCAAAGGTAATTCCAGCAACACATGGTCTAAAAACTTTAAAAGAAGCAGTTGATTCAGCTTTTGAATCATATATTAATCAAGTTGATACTGCAATTTATTGTATTGGTTCTGTAGTTGGTCCACATCCTTTTCCAATGATGGTAAGAGATTTTCAAAGTATTATGAGTCTTGAAGCAAAAGAACAGTTTTTAGAGCATGAAAAGAAATTACCTGATAATGTAATTGCTTGTATTGGTGGTGGTTCAAATGCTATGGGAATTTTTGCACATTTTATAGATGAAGAAGATATTGAACTTTATGGTGTGGAACCTATGGGTAAAGGTGAGAATATAGGAGAACACTCTGCAACATTAAGTTATGGAGAAGAAGGGATTATGCATGGATTTAATTCTATCATGTTAAAAGACGCAAAGGGAGAACCTGCACCTGTACACTCAATTGGTTCAGGAATTGATTATCCTTCAGTTGGACCAGAACATGCTTATTTAAAAGAAATAGGTAGAACTAAAGTAGGACTTTGTACTGATGAAGAAGCAATAACTGCTTTTTATAAGTTGTCTCAATTAGAAGGAATAATCCCCGCACTTGAATCAGCCCATGCTGTAGCCTTTGCAATGAAATTAGCAAAAACATTGCCTAAAGATAAAACCATCTTAGTCAATTTAAGTGGTAGAGGGGATAAAGATATAGATTTTGTAATTGAAAATTATCCTTTAGAAAAACTATAG
- a CDS encoding ferritin-like domain-containing protein: protein MEYYKRLEGIVLEANIDEKIKAFKIFYKDYISGALQFNYNHKVYEINKPSYFNILKIVLPKNVKKTKYVNTKEGKIILLHTIAHIEYSAIDLALDAALRFKGLPKKYYDDWLEVANDEVRHFEMLRDLLEEIGSYYGELEVHTNLFEAMKNTPDLLSRMAIVPRFLEANGLEQNPKIMEKLNSNPDEFNKKILKTLEIILEEEVDHVTKGDRWFKFECNRQNLSPEKTYFEILERIYPGSTLKKQQLNFEARKKAGFSCDELKFLSKKEDCK from the coding sequence ATGGAATATTATAAAAGGCTTGAAGGTATCGTACTTGAAGCCAATATTGATGAAAAAATTAAAGCTTTTAAAATCTTCTATAAAGACTATATATCGGGAGCTTTACAATTTAATTACAATCATAAAGTATATGAAATAAATAAACCTTCGTATTTTAATATTTTAAAGATAGTTTTACCTAAGAATGTAAAGAAAACAAAATATGTAAATACAAAAGAGGGAAAAATAATATTACTTCATACAATTGCACATATAGAATATTCTGCAATTGACTTAGCTTTAGATGCTGCACTTAGGTTTAAAGGTTTACCAAAAAAATATTATGATGATTGGTTAGAAGTAGCAAATGATGAAGTAAGACATTTTGAAATGCTAAGAGATTTACTTGAAGAAATTGGGTCTTATTATGGAGAACTAGAAGTTCATACAAACTTATTTGAAGCTATGAAAAATACACCTGACTTATTGTCACGTATGGCAATTGTTCCAAGGTTTTTAGAAGCAAATGGTTTGGAACAAAATCCAAAAATTATGGAAAAGTTAAATTCTAACCCTGATGAGTTTAATAAAAAAATATTAAAAACTTTAGAAATAATTTTAGAAGAAGAAGTTGATCATGTTACAAAAGGTGATAGGTGGTTTAAGTTTGAATGTAACAGACAAAATTTAAGCCCTGAAAAAACATATTTTGAAATATTAGAACGAATTTATCCTGGAAGTACATTAAAGAAACAACAATTAAATTTTGAAGCAAGGAAAAAAGCAGGATTTTCTTGCGATGAGTTGAAATTCCTTTCTAAAAAAGAAGATTGTAAATAA
- a CDS encoding MBL fold metallo-hydrolase — translation MSLKIQPMGDYQTNCYILTVNGKDFIIDPGVNATKWVLQNVNNPIAILNTHGHFDHVWSNKEVSDKLNLKIYTPKDDAFMLKKDPYGFGMTPSSADVLVEHDEEFDFEGVKVKFHYFPGHTPGCSAIEIDNHLFSGDFIFNNSIGRTDFPFSSPEQMKSSIDKILKWERDIRIYPGHGSSTTLNSERASLINWKNYL, via the coding sequence ATGTCATTAAAAATCCAACCAATGGGTGATTACCAAACAAACTGTTATATACTTACGGTAAATGGGAAAGATTTTATTATTGATCCAGGAGTAAATGCAACAAAATGGGTTTTACAAAATGTAAATAATCCTATTGCAATTTTAAATACTCATGGTCATTTTGATCATGTTTGGTCAAATAAAGAAGTTAGTGATAAGTTAAATTTAAAAATTTATACTCCAAAAGATGATGCCTTTATGCTGAAAAAAGACCCTTATGGTTTTGGTATGACCCCCTCTTCAGCAGACGTTTTAGTTGAACATGATGAAGAGTTTGATTTTGAGGGAGTGAAAGTAAAATTTCATTATTTTCCTGGGCATACACCAGGATGTTCTGCTATAGAAATAGATAATCATCTTTTTTCAGGAGATTTTATTTTTAATAACTCTATAGGGAGAACTGATTTTCCTTTCTCTAGTCCAGAGCAAATGAAAAGTAGTATTGATAAGATTTTAAAATGGGAAAGAGATATAAGAATTTATCCAGGTCATGGTTCTTCAACTACTTTAAATAGTGAAAGAGCTTCTTTAATTAACTGGAAAAACTATTTATAA